A window from Vanessa cardui chromosome 21, ilVanCard2.1, whole genome shotgun sequence encodes these proteins:
- the LOC124538993 gene encoding scaffold attachment factor B2-like isoform X1: MSERKRLLEDLRVIDLRAELEKRNLDKSGVRGVLIQRLSKHLEEQGIDPTTFTFELTTTDPKTPSKRTRRTESSLETAESEDTPAMEDMIVQDTAGDEEETEQTEGIKKNKSAKDSPNKLEEKMEAEDTEKINRKRESKDEAEASQAKKQCLDKDIKHEEDHKTENNTDAEDSINLDIGDDELLNEETDSAAKLKKDDAAREEPAAASGDDAEQKDTASADTASSENQQVITEATATSNDTEKNEKEEKEEKDKEGENDKREKKDENKEGGARNLWVSGLSGDTRAKDLKQLCSKHGKVIGAKVVTNARTPGSRCYGYVTMASALDAENCIKNLHRTELHGRMISVEKAKSESESSSRRQPSSVRPERRSSIDRKDEIKENLESKEGGEKVVDLKPKKEGDISGAESTRSTSRTREKSHRSDKERARRSSRSRERRRSPREVLSFSKIWKERDVARARERSRAAREEERRRRAAEDALRERERRQRQEKHRLALEREKLRAEREKIEREKNELLRLERERHRLEREKLELERLELKRAQLRLEEERRKRGYENSAYRKPAASPPPEPGYERDSRHKRPPPPPMASSRGQFEAPPPPRFEMTAAYERSADKRERDRDYKRDYSRHVSSGSIKYPSNGSTTEDSRQQIRPGTRPKEAGRYDSRESPSYRPSPGKPEPRSWNASSRYPDAAAPSKGSGTGGSETWSSGEARYGGAYEARYPPAYAAPPPAAPYADRYPPTARDYARKY; this comes from the exons ATGTCGGAACGAAAACGATTACTGGAAGATCTTCGGGTAATAGATTTACGCGCTGAGTTAGAGAAGCGAAACCTAGATAAAAGCGGTGTCCGCGGTGTGCTCATACAACGTCTGTCaaag CATTTGGAAGAACAGGGTATTGATCCAACTACGTTTACTTTTGAATTGACCACTACTGATCCTAAGACACCTTCTAAAAGAACCAGACGCACCGAAAGTTCCCTTGAAACGGCTGAGTCTGAAGATACTCCTGCCATGGAAGATATGATCGTCCAAGACACCGCTGGAGATGAGGAAGAAACAGAACAAACtgaaggaattaaaaaaaataaatcggCGAAAGATTCTCCAAataaattagaagaaaaaatGGAAGCAGAAGATACCgagaaaattaatagaaaacggGAGAGCAAAGATGAAGCTGAAGCTTCTCAAGCCAAAAAACAATGTCTTGATAAAGACATTAAACACGAGGAAGACCACAAAACCGAAAATAATACAGATGCTGAGGATAGCATTAATTTAGATATTGGAGatgatgaattattaaatgaagAG ACTGATAGTGCTGCTAAACTAAAAAAAG ATGACGCCGCGCGAGAGGAACCTGCGGCGGCCTCGGGCGACGACGCGGAGCAGAAGGACACCGCGTCTGCTGACACCGCATCATCAGAAAACCAACAAGTAATCACCGAAGCAACAGCCACTAG taatGATACAGAGAAAAATGAGAAAGAAGAAAAAG aAGAGAAAGACAAGGAAGGAGAAAACGATAAAAGAGAGAAGAAAGATGAAAATAAAGAGGGTGGTGCTCGTAATCTGTGGGTTAGTGGCCTGTCAGGAGACACTAGGGCCAAAGATTTGAAGCAACTGTGTAGTAAGCATGGCAAG GTTATTGGGGCCAAAGTTGTAACTAATGCCCGCACACCAGGATCTCGCTGCTATGGATATGTAACAATGGCCAGTGCTTTAGATGCCGAAAATTGCATCAAAAATTTGCACAGGACAG AATTACATGGGCGTATGATATCTGTGGAGAAGGCGAAATCTGAATCAGAGTCATCTTCGCGCCGACAACCGTCTTCTGTTCGACCAGAAAGGCGCTCAAGCATAGATCGTAAAGACGAAATCAAAGAAAATCTA GAAAGTAAAGAAGGGGGAGAAAAGGTGGTTGATTTAAAACCGAAGAAAGAGGGTGATATTTCTGGCGCAGAGAGTACCAGATCTACATCCCGCACTAGAGAAAAATCACATCGATCGGATAAG GAGAGAGCCAGACGTAGCTCAAGAAGTCGTGAACGAAGGAGATCGCCCCGGGAAGTTCTTTCGTTTTCTAAAATATGG AAGGAGCGCGATGTCGCACGCGCACGCGAGCGGTCGCGGGCCGCGCGCGAGGAGGAGCGCCGGCGCCGCGCCGCCGAGGACGCCCTGCGCGAGCGGGAGCGCCGCCAGCGCCAGGAGAAGCACCGCCTCGCACTCGAACGAGAGAAGCTGCGAGCTGAGAG AGAAAAAATTGAACGAGAGAAAAATGAACTGCTTAGACTAGAGCGCGAAAGGCATAGATTAGAACGAGAGAAGCTGGAACTTGAGAGATTAGAATTAAAGAGAGCACAACTACG ATTAGAGGAAGAAAGACGTAAGCGTGGATATGAAAATAGTGCATATCGAAAGCCAGCTGCCAGCCCGCCCCCTGAACCTGGCTACGAGCGAGACTCGAGACACAAACGACCCCCGCCTCCGCCTATG GCGTCAAGTCGCGGACAGTTCGAAGCGCCGCCCCCTCCGCGCTTCGAGATGACGGCCGCGTATGAGCGCAGTGCCGACAAGCGCGAAAGAGATCGGGATTATAAGCGAGACTACTCACGACACGTTTCTT CGGGTAGTATAAAGTATCCAAGTAATGGAAGTACTACTGAGGATTCGAGACAGCAAATTCGACCAGGCACTCGACCTAAAGAAGCTGG ccGATACGACTCGCGAGAGAGCCCCTCCTATCGCCCCTCCCCTGGCAAGCCAGAGCCTAGAAGTTGGAATGCTTCAAGTAGATATCCAGATGCAGCTGCGCCTTCCAAAG GCAGTGGCACCGGGGGCAGCGAGACATGGTCAAGCGGCGAGGCGCGTTACGGCGGTGCGTACGAGGCACGCTACCCGCCCGCATACGCCGCGCCGCCTCCCGCTGCGCCCTACGCCGACCGCTACCCGCCCACCGCCAGAGACTACGCGCGCAAGTACTGA
- the LOC124538764 gene encoding glycoprotein 3-alpha-L-fucosyltransferase A-like — MWARAARILRRVALLVPLLLTALALLLLPRPPPFSTSARLPSPPSTQALVRDEIHAQNSITENEIIFNEEGDEFSKRPWFISGGEQRPKRHDPHAKIFPEDSPGDDRIVEQLMYTLPKDEDVPIKKILLANGLGAWGVSGGRTEFIRNKCPVDRCTLTADSREAATADAILYKDHHTPFNVKRPINQIWILYYLECPYHTASLRPTSLDVFNWTATYRRDSDIVAPYERWVYHDALNTEKDLERNYAANKTKKVAWFVSNCHARNRRLQYARQLSKFIPVDIYGACGSHHCPRADPNCLEMLDKEYKFYLAFENSNCRDYVTEKFFVNGLQHDVVPIVMGARPPEYAAVAPHNSYIHVEEFAGPEELAAYLRRLDEDDTLYNSYFKWKGTGEFINTYFFCRVCAMVHANGRRQRSAHYTDVQAWWRDGACTRTEWRATRDQQSLRDPP, encoded by the exons ATGTGGGCGCGCGCGGCGCGAATCCTGCGGCGCGTGGCGCTGCTGGTCCCGCTGCTACTGACAGCGCTGGCGCTACTGCTGCTGCCGCGCCCTCCACCCTTCAGCACATCAGCGCGGCTCCCATCACCACCATCAACCCAAGCATTAGTCAGAGATGAAATTCACGCACAA AACTCTATAACAGAAAATGAGATTATATTTAACGAAGAAGGTGATGAGTTTTCTAAACGACCATGGTTCATATCTGGAGGCGAACAGCGTCCAAAACGTCATGATCCACATGCTAAGATCTTCCCCGAAGATTCTCCAGGTGATGACAG GATTGTCGAGCAATTAATGTATACGTTGCCAAAGGATGAAGATGTGCCTATCAAGAAGATATTACTAGCGAACGGGTTAGGAGCCTGGGGTGTATCAGGTGGAAGAACCGAGTTCATCAGAAACAAATGCCCCGTCGATCGGTGCACGTTAACAGCGGACTCACGTGAGGCCGCCACGGCTGATGCTATCTTGTATAAAGACCACCATACACCCTTCAATGTTAAAAGACCAATTAATCAG ATttggatattatattatttagaatgtCCGTACCACACAGCGTCTCTTCGCCCCACGTCTCTGGACGTATTCAACTGGACGGCGACCTATCGTCGGGATTCCGACATAGTTGCTCCATATGAGCGATGGGTTTATCACGATGCATTGAACACAGAAAAAGACTTAGAAAGGAACTATGcagcaaataaaacaaaaaag GTCGCATGGTTCGTCTCGAACTGCCACGCCAGGAACCGTCGCCTGCAGTACGCCAGACAGCTGTCGAAGTTCATTCCGGTAGATATCTATGGCGCATGCGGCTCGCACCACTGTCCGCGCGCTGATCCCAACTGCTTGGAAATGTTGGATAAGGAATATAAGTTCTACCTCGCTTTCGAAAATTCAAACTGTCGTGATTACGTCACTGAGAAATTTTTCGTTAACGGATTGCA ACATGACGTGGTACCCATAGTAATGGGAGCACGCCCCCCCGAATATGCGGCAGTGGCGCCACATAATTCGTACATTCACGTCGAAGAGTTCGCAGGGCCGGAAGAGTTAGCTGCTTATCTGCGACGTTTAGACGAGGATGACACACTTTACAACTCATATTTCAAGTGGAAA GGCACAGGCGAGTTTATAAATACGTACTTCTTCTGTCGCGTGTGCGCGATGGTCCACGCCAACGGGCGGCGCCAGCGCAGCGCGCACTACACCGACGTGCAAGCGTGGTGGCGCGACGGCGCCTGCACGCGCACTGAGTGGCGCGCCACGCGAGACCAGCAAAGCCTGCGAGACCCGCCATAA
- the LOC124538993 gene encoding scaffold attachment factor B2-like isoform X2: MSERKRLLEDLRVIDLRAELEKRNLDKSGVRGVLIQRLSKHLEEQGIDPTTFTFELTTTDPKTPSKRTRRTESSLETAESEDTPAMEDMIVQDTAGDEEETEQTEGIKKNKSAKDSPNKLEEKMEAEDTEKINRKRESKDEAEASQAKKQCLDKDIKHEEDHKTENNTDAEDSINLDIGDDELLNEETDSAAKLKKDDAAREEPAAASGDDAEQKDTASADTASSENQQVITEATATSNDTEKNEKEEKEKDKEGENDKREKKDENKEGGARNLWVSGLSGDTRAKDLKQLCSKHGKVIGAKVVTNARTPGSRCYGYVTMASALDAENCIKNLHRTELHGRMISVEKAKSESESSSRRQPSSVRPERRSSIDRKDEIKENLESKEGGEKVVDLKPKKEGDISGAESTRSTSRTREKSHRSDKERARRSSRSRERRRSPREVLSFSKIWKERDVARARERSRAAREEERRRRAAEDALRERERRQRQEKHRLALEREKLRAEREKIEREKNELLRLERERHRLEREKLELERLELKRAQLRLEEERRKRGYENSAYRKPAASPPPEPGYERDSRHKRPPPPPMASSRGQFEAPPPPRFEMTAAYERSADKRERDRDYKRDYSRHVSSGSIKYPSNGSTTEDSRQQIRPGTRPKEAGRYDSRESPSYRPSPGKPEPRSWNASSRYPDAAAPSKGSGTGGSETWSSGEARYGGAYEARYPPAYAAPPPAAPYADRYPPTARDYARKY; the protein is encoded by the exons ATGTCGGAACGAAAACGATTACTGGAAGATCTTCGGGTAATAGATTTACGCGCTGAGTTAGAGAAGCGAAACCTAGATAAAAGCGGTGTCCGCGGTGTGCTCATACAACGTCTGTCaaag CATTTGGAAGAACAGGGTATTGATCCAACTACGTTTACTTTTGAATTGACCACTACTGATCCTAAGACACCTTCTAAAAGAACCAGACGCACCGAAAGTTCCCTTGAAACGGCTGAGTCTGAAGATACTCCTGCCATGGAAGATATGATCGTCCAAGACACCGCTGGAGATGAGGAAGAAACAGAACAAACtgaaggaattaaaaaaaataaatcggCGAAAGATTCTCCAAataaattagaagaaaaaatGGAAGCAGAAGATACCgagaaaattaatagaaaacggGAGAGCAAAGATGAAGCTGAAGCTTCTCAAGCCAAAAAACAATGTCTTGATAAAGACATTAAACACGAGGAAGACCACAAAACCGAAAATAATACAGATGCTGAGGATAGCATTAATTTAGATATTGGAGatgatgaattattaaatgaagAG ACTGATAGTGCTGCTAAACTAAAAAAAG ATGACGCCGCGCGAGAGGAACCTGCGGCGGCCTCGGGCGACGACGCGGAGCAGAAGGACACCGCGTCTGCTGACACCGCATCATCAGAAAACCAACAAGTAATCACCGAAGCAACAGCCACTAG taatGATACAGAGAAAAATGAGAAAGAAGAAAAAG AGAAAGACAAGGAAGGAGAAAACGATAAAAGAGAGAAGAAAGATGAAAATAAAGAGGGTGGTGCTCGTAATCTGTGGGTTAGTGGCCTGTCAGGAGACACTAGGGCCAAAGATTTGAAGCAACTGTGTAGTAAGCATGGCAAG GTTATTGGGGCCAAAGTTGTAACTAATGCCCGCACACCAGGATCTCGCTGCTATGGATATGTAACAATGGCCAGTGCTTTAGATGCCGAAAATTGCATCAAAAATTTGCACAGGACAG AATTACATGGGCGTATGATATCTGTGGAGAAGGCGAAATCTGAATCAGAGTCATCTTCGCGCCGACAACCGTCTTCTGTTCGACCAGAAAGGCGCTCAAGCATAGATCGTAAAGACGAAATCAAAGAAAATCTA GAAAGTAAAGAAGGGGGAGAAAAGGTGGTTGATTTAAAACCGAAGAAAGAGGGTGATATTTCTGGCGCAGAGAGTACCAGATCTACATCCCGCACTAGAGAAAAATCACATCGATCGGATAAG GAGAGAGCCAGACGTAGCTCAAGAAGTCGTGAACGAAGGAGATCGCCCCGGGAAGTTCTTTCGTTTTCTAAAATATGG AAGGAGCGCGATGTCGCACGCGCACGCGAGCGGTCGCGGGCCGCGCGCGAGGAGGAGCGCCGGCGCCGCGCCGCCGAGGACGCCCTGCGCGAGCGGGAGCGCCGCCAGCGCCAGGAGAAGCACCGCCTCGCACTCGAACGAGAGAAGCTGCGAGCTGAGAG AGAAAAAATTGAACGAGAGAAAAATGAACTGCTTAGACTAGAGCGCGAAAGGCATAGATTAGAACGAGAGAAGCTGGAACTTGAGAGATTAGAATTAAAGAGAGCACAACTACG ATTAGAGGAAGAAAGACGTAAGCGTGGATATGAAAATAGTGCATATCGAAAGCCAGCTGCCAGCCCGCCCCCTGAACCTGGCTACGAGCGAGACTCGAGACACAAACGACCCCCGCCTCCGCCTATG GCGTCAAGTCGCGGACAGTTCGAAGCGCCGCCCCCTCCGCGCTTCGAGATGACGGCCGCGTATGAGCGCAGTGCCGACAAGCGCGAAAGAGATCGGGATTATAAGCGAGACTACTCACGACACGTTTCTT CGGGTAGTATAAAGTATCCAAGTAATGGAAGTACTACTGAGGATTCGAGACAGCAAATTCGACCAGGCACTCGACCTAAAGAAGCTGG ccGATACGACTCGCGAGAGAGCCCCTCCTATCGCCCCTCCCCTGGCAAGCCAGAGCCTAGAAGTTGGAATGCTTCAAGTAGATATCCAGATGCAGCTGCGCCTTCCAAAG GCAGTGGCACCGGGGGCAGCGAGACATGGTCAAGCGGCGAGGCGCGTTACGGCGGTGCGTACGAGGCACGCTACCCGCCCGCATACGCCGCGCCGCCTCCCGCTGCGCCCTACGCCGACCGCTACCCGCCCACCGCCAGAGACTACGCGCGCAAGTACTGA